The stretch of DNA TCGCAGCATCTCCAACCAACCAATCATGGGCATGAATCAGATCGAAATTGCCTTCTTCTGTAATTAATTTCCCACCATGATTACCCATGCTTTCATTCATATTAACGACCCAGTGGAAAAAGTCATAACTTCCTGCCACAGATACGCGATGAATATGAACTCCATCTACTATTTCATAGCGAGGGGCTGAACCAAATTCAACAGTGAGTAAATGAATTTCGTGTCCTAAGTTAGCAATTTCTGGATACAATTCTGCAACATGACGTGCAATCCCACCGACAATTCGAGGCGGAAATTCCCAAGCTAATACTAAAATCTTCATCAACCCCATCCCCACGCTTACTCTAATTCTCTAATTGGATACAAATTTACATACTTATGGCAGTTTATCAAGAGGAGATCGAGTTGGTTGGTAACAATTACCTAATATATTTGGATTTTTTGACAGGTGGGGCGCAGATACGCCCCTGGCGTTCACGATCTGCTTGACGACGGCAGACTTAGCCTCTCACGATAGTTTTGCCAAGCTGCGCTCTTGTCGGGATTAGAATTGGCTCCTTTTTGTAATAAAATCACTCCCTGATTAAAATCGATAATTCCGTATTCTTGGTTATTGGTAACCCGTTCAATTAATTCTGTAATCGTTTGTAAAGCAACTCGATCTTCATCAAAAGCTATTTGATAACGTTGTAGTTGCCATAAATCGGCGATGATGTAATCTACTGTTTCGACGTTACCCGCATCGTTACGAAATTCCAATCCAGTTAAGCGAATGATGGCTCTACGTCCAGAAAGATGAGGTATTAAATAGGTAGTAGCGGATACACTCGCATCAGGTGGAATTTGTTTTAAAATTGAGCGAATTTGAGGTACTCTGTGCCATTGTTCGGGGAGGGAAACATAAACCCAAGGTTGAATAGAATCAGGGATGAGGAACGAAAGAGTTCGACTGGGATTAGATGTAATGGTAAAAAATAAAGATAAAACAATACAAATAATCCAGAAACGCCGAAACTGAGGCAAAAGTTTGCGTGGTTGATAAGTTTGGATTGGTTGTTGAAAATTTCCAAATCTTTCTCCACCCCACCAAAGAATTGCGCCATAAAACAATCCTGGTGTGACACTCATGGCATAACGAAGGGAAATTGCTAAGACGGTTTGTCCTTGTCCTAAAAATAGTTTTAATAAAGGAAAAGTAGCAATACTCCAAGCAGCAGGAGAAACGGCAGGAATAAAAGCTAAAGGTAACCACTGTCCTAGTAAATATTTAATTGTCGGAAAAAAAGGCGTAAATAATTCCATAATTAAACGCCCAGGGTTAAGCAACATATTTTTAATAATTTCTAGGGTAGAAGCTTCCTCTCCCTCGGCGTATTGTCCGAATCTTTCCAACATAAATCTTTTAGAAATGTCATCGGAAAATAAGGGCATAATCAGGTTAGTCAAGGCGATGATGTAGAGAAAACTGAGACTAGCTAAAATTAAACCTGTGCGAGGATGGCGTTTGCTTAAAACTAGATAAACTCCCACTCCAAATAAAGTTATGCCACTATCTTCCCTAACAGCTAAAGTTAAAATTGCTAGCAACCAAAATAGCCACCACCAGCGTTTTTCCATCGCTAGTAACAAACTAAAGATAAACAAGGGAATTTGGGAAATATCGTGAAAATTAGCCAGAGTAGGCCCTAAAATTGTATTGGCGCAATAAAAACTAATTGTAATTAATACTGCGATCGCAGGTTGAACATAAATTCTTGCTAAGTTATATAAAACTAACCCTGCTGCGGTAACTAAGGTAACTTGCAACACCGTTAGAGTAGCAGGATGGGGAAACAGATAGTAAATCGGCAACCACAACAGCAAAGCAGGCGTAAAATGCTGTCCTAGGCGATGATAATTAACATCAGGTACTTCGCCACTATGAACTACGTTAGTCGATAGTTGAGAAGAAAGTGTACTCTCAAAAAAACGCCCATGAATTCCATTCCAAAAAACTTGGTTAAAAATGCCTTGGTCGTAAGAAGAATAAAAACTAAAATGACGATTGAGAGTCAAACTTAAGGTACAAAGAAAAAAAGCGATCGCAGCAATGATAGCGATCTTCAATCCTTGATTTTTGTTTAATTTAAATAACATTATTTACCTTAATATCGTGGTAGTTGACCGATATTTAAGCTACTACTTCACCAAGCTGAAAAAATTCTAAAACTAATGTTAAGAATGTGGTAAATTTTTTGCTAATTTCTACTGAAAAACCCAACAAATTCAAAGTTCTAATCTAGAATAGAAAAGGCGGAGACGAAAGTTTCCGTTCACTCCTCACACCACACTCCGCCCGAGATCAAATGCGGGCGGTTACCTTTTTTTAGGAAGATAATAGCAGAATGATCAATCAAATGAACAGATTAGATTAAAAATTTCTTCAAACTTATCCATAGTTTAGATTGCTTGAGATTGGTTTTTGCTATGATAAAATCTTGTAAAATTAAAGGAAAATCTTAAATCAAGGATATATAGGAATGTCAGCAGCTACAGCAGTGACAGATTCAAGTTTTACGCAAGAAGTATTAGAGTCCGATGTTCCTGTTTTGGTAGATTTTTGGGCTCCTTGGTGTGGTCCTTGTCGGATGGTTGCACCAGTTGTAGATGAAATCGCCGAACAATACGAAGGACAAGTAAAAGTAGTAAAACTTAATACTGATGAAAATCCCCAAGTTGCTAGTCAATATGGAATTCGTAGCATACCTACTCTAATGATTTTTAAAGGTGGTCAGCGAGTAGATATGGTGGTAGGTGCAGTACCTAAAACTACTTTAGCTAACACATTAGAAAAATATCTTTAGTTCTTTCTAATTTCAGCTTCAGCTAGTCTTATTACACTAATGCTGAGGCTGATTTTACTGCATAAATTATTAAGATTTGTTTAAAAAGTAAAATTGGATACAGCTACAAAAAAAAGCAAAAATTTGGTCTACAATCAAAATACAGCCACGACAGCATAATTTATGGCTTTATCTTCAGACCAAAACAATTTAGATAATTTATTGTCTCAAGAGCTTAATGATCTAATTCATCATCTGCCTCATCACAAGCATCGCAAATTGATTGAACGTTCTTTAGCAGTATTGATTAGAATTGCGGGAAAAGAAATCGATCGCCTTGATTGGAAAATATTAGCAGCATCGTTAGAAGATTTAGAAAAAGGATTTCAAACTTTTTATCCTTATCGCCACACTCGGAAAATTTCTATTTTTGGTTCAGCCAGAATTGCATCTAATACGCCAGAATATCAAATGGCAGTTGATTTTGCTCGTTGCGTCACTCAGTTAGGTTTTATGGTGATTACTGG from Stanieria cyanosphaera PCC 7437 encodes:
- a CDS encoding DUF2079 domain-containing protein yields the protein MLFKLNKNQGLKIAIIAAIAFFLCTLSLTLNRHFSFYSSYDQGIFNQVFWNGIHGRFFESTLSSQLSTNVVHSGEVPDVNYHRLGQHFTPALLLWLPIYYLFPHPATLTVLQVTLVTAAGLVLYNLARIYVQPAIAVLITISFYCANTILGPTLANFHDISQIPLFIFSLLLAMEKRWWWLFWLLAILTLAVREDSGITLFGVGVYLVLSKRHPRTGLILASLSFLYIIALTNLIMPLFSDDISKRFMLERFGQYAEGEEASTLEIIKNMLLNPGRLIMELFTPFFPTIKYLLGQWLPLAFIPAVSPAAWSIATFPLLKLFLGQGQTVLAISLRYAMSVTPGLFYGAILWWGGERFGNFQQPIQTYQPRKLLPQFRRFWIICIVLSLFFTITSNPSRTLSFLIPDSIQPWVYVSLPEQWHRVPQIRSILKQIPPDASVSATTYLIPHLSGRRAIIRLTGLEFRNDAGNVETVDYIIADLWQLQRYQIAFDEDRVALQTITELIERVTNNQEYGIIDFNQGVILLQKGANSNPDKSAAWQNYRERLSLPSSSRS
- the trxA gene encoding thioredoxin, which codes for MSAATAVTDSSFTQEVLESDVPVLVDFWAPWCGPCRMVAPVVDEIAEQYEGQVKVVKLNTDENPQVASQYGIRSIPTLMIFKGGQRVDMVVGAVPKTTLANTLEKYL